Proteins co-encoded in one Cercospora beticola chromosome 7, complete sequence genomic window:
- the GMT1 gene encoding GDP-mannose transporter, with protein MADEKKRDFTIELGDRQPNGHFEAAPRPVVPKMAAPAAIVNNPLFSILAYCGSSILMTVSNKYCVNGTGWNLSFFLLAVQAIVCILAISTGKAMGFITYRGFNVDEARKWFPVSLLLIGMIYTSIKALQFLSIPVYTIFKNLTIILIAYGEVLWFGGSVTGMALLSFGLMVLSSIIAAWADITHALSSYGGTAVTGEAAEKIATLNAGYIWMALNCVCSAGYVLGMRKRIKLTNFKDFDTMYYNNLLTIPILLIASLLLEDWSAANLAVNFPPGRQQLMIAAMIFTGLSSIFISYTSAWCVRVTSSTTYSMVGALNKLPIAISGLVFFDAPVTMASVSAIFVGFVSGLVFALSKVWSSKSKDNVLPTTSASAQSLKDSLKS; from the exons ATGGCGGACGAGAAAAAGCGGGACTTCACAATAGAGCTGGGCGACCGCCAGCCAAATGGCCATTTCGAGGCTGCTCCGAGGCCAGTTGTGCCTAAGATGGCTGCGCCCGCGGCCATAGTCAACAACCCGCTCTTCTCCATTCTGGCATACTGCGGGAGCAGTATTCTCATGACGGTGTCCAATAAATACTGCGTCAATGGCACAGGGTGGAatttgagcttcttcttgctggccgTGCAG GCCATTGTGTGTATTCTCGCCATCTCCACTGGCAAGGCCATGGGATTCATCACATATCGAGGCTTCAACGTGGACGAGGCACGAAAATGGTTCCCTGTATCGCTCCTCCTGATCGGCATGATCTACACCTCCATCAAGGCCTTGCAGTTCCTGAGCATTCCAGTCTACACCATCTTCAAAAACTTGACAATCATTCTCATTGCATATGGCGAGGTGCTATGGTTTGGAGGCTCCGTCACCGGCATGGCTCTCTTGAGTTTCGGTCTCATGGTCCTGAGCAGTATCATTGCAGCATGGGCGGACATCACCCACGCACTTTCGTCATATGGAGGAACTGCGGTGACAGGCGAGGCCGCTGAGAAGATCGCTACTTTGAACGCGGGATACATTTGGATGGCCCTGAACTGCGTCTGCTCTGCCGGCTACGTGCTGGGCATGAGGAAGCGCATTAAGTTGACTAACTTCAAGGACTTTGACA CCATGTACTACAACAACCTGCTCACGATCCCtatcctcctcatcgctTCGCTTCTCCTCGAGGACTGGTCCGCTGCCAACCTGGCCGTCAACTTCCCACCAGGACGACAGCAGCTCATGATCGCCGCAATGATCTTCACCGGCCTCAgcagcatcttcatctcctACACTAGCGCCTGGTGTGTCCGTGTGACATCGTCGACCACTTACTCCATGGTCGGCGCTCTCAACAAGCTCCCCATCGCCATTTCCGGCCTCGTCTTTTTCGATGCCCCAGTTACAATGGCCAGCGTTTCGGCCATCTTCGTCGGTTTCGTCTCTGGTCTTGTTTTCGCACTTTCCAAAGTCTGgtcgagcaagagcaaggacaACGTCCTTCCCACAACAAGCGCGAGTGCGCAGAGCTTGAAGGACTCGCTAAAGTCATGA